Proteins encoded together in one Prionailurus viverrinus isolate Anna chromosome B1, UM_Priviv_1.0, whole genome shotgun sequence window:
- the CB1H4orf36 gene encoding uncharacterized protein C4orf36 homolog → MAYGLPRKNTVKTILRGGCFKVQEPWDLALLTKTWYMNLANIKLPFLEEITFGSPFYLQKNKTTKSALLPSAESIKLEREYEMKRLKNLKCQKILAEEVQFSLRERQVGLRRPLPSK, encoded by the exons ATGGCTTATGGCTTGCCAAGAAAGAACACAGTGAAAACCATATTGCGGGGCGGTTGTTTTAAAGT ACAGGAACCTTGGGATCTTGCACTGCTTACAAAGACCTGGTACATGAACCTAGCCAACATCAAATTGCCTTTCTTGGAAGAAATTACATTTGGTAGTCCTTTTtacctccaaaaaaataaaaccactaagAGTGCTCTGCTCCCTTCTGCAGAAT ccATCAAACTTGAAAGGGAGTATGAGATGAAGCGCTTGAAAAACCTGAAATGTCAGAAAATCCTAGCTGAGGAAGTTCAGTTTTCTCTAAGGGAAAGGCAAGTTGGTTTGAGAAGACCCCTTCCATCTAAGTGA